A window of the Cannabis sativa cultivar Pink pepper isolate KNU-18-1 chromosome X, ASM2916894v1, whole genome shotgun sequence genome harbors these coding sequences:
- the LOC133031998 gene encoding uncharacterized protein LOC133031998, with translation MVWNNMIMESYENNAAQEDLQHPGNNTATTSKQQLSAQTMGSGEVDTFFLETGTVSSESTIQQPKNNREKTTAVDEDFDFTDYAKLVAAEMVQQLENNQEEEEEVDNTEMIIINDKRHETIEKGQIYKDKETLISTLCYFAIKKTFQYKVVKSCTKEYNIVCLDTNCKWSLKATKNGNTETFIIRSYEEEHTCAVTIRFGDQRQATSKLIADFVKPKFLNLKTKCSHYRHKDEMKDKYGIKMNYMKAWRSKERAQTQLHGNAKESYNLLSRYLYMLQKTNPGTLIDIEKDDDDSFKYAFVALNAAIKGWPNCKPIIVVDGTFLKAAYGGTLLTANTQDAESKIFPLAYCIVDSENDKSWEWFLKKIKEAFGVRECQCLISDRHESIIKATRKVFPEITHGYCIFHLLSNLKTKFKKNAKHFRVPFFAAAKAYTEMEFEFHMRELDNLDKRIRPYLEKIGHEKWSRYSTMTSNIAEALDSANLAARETPVTTLMECLRAQMQEWTYNNRKEAQKCTTRLTPSSEKKLIGNYVQSLRLTVKPANQNLFEVIDEDRTRIDLNINTYNYCAQYYTSKAWLQTYEETVYPVGNVREWELPEFFEDIIVLPPKERIKSGRPRKRRMAAAWETKKQNKCGKCGQKGHNKKTCRRITA, from the exons ATGGTGTGGAACAATATGATCATGGAATCGTATGAGAACAACGCAGCACAGGAAGACTTGCAGCACCCTGGAAACAACACGGCAACAACTTCCAAGCAACAACTATCTGCGCAGACGATGGGATCTGGTGAAGTTGATACATTTTTCCTAGAAACAGGAACAGTGTCATCAGAATCAACCATacaacaaccaaaaaacaacagagaaaaaactacaGCAGTAGATGAAGATTTCGACTTCACCGACTATGCAAAGCTTGTGGCTGCAGAAATGGTACAGCAACTCGAAAACAaccaggaagaagaagaggaagtggacAACACAGAAATGATTATCATCAATGACAAACGACATGAAACAATAGAGAAGGGGCAAATTTACAAGGACAAAGAAACATTGATAAGTACACTATGCTACTTTGCAATCAAGAAGACATTTCAATACAAAGTAGTGAAATCTTGCACAAAAGAATACAACATAGTGTGTTTGGACACAAACTGCAAATGGAGTTTAAAAGCTACAAAGAATGGAAACACAGAAACATTCATAATAAGGAGCTACGAAGAAGAACACACATGTGCAGTTACAATAAGATTTGGAGATCAACGACAAGCTACATCAAAGTTGATAGCAGATTTTGTAAAACCAAAATTCTTGAACCTGAAAACAAAGTGCAGCCACTACAGACATAAAGACGAAATGAAAGACAAATACGGAATAAAGATGAATTACATGAAAGCATGGCGTAGTAAAGAGCGAGCACAAACCCAGCTACATGGAAATGCTAAAGAGTCGTACAATCTCTTGTCAAGATACCTGTACATGCTACAGAAAACAAATCcag GAACATTAATAGACATAGAGAAAGATGATGATGACAGTTTCAAATATGCATTTGTTGCATTGAATGCTGCTATAAAAGGTTGGCCAAACTGCAAACCAATCATCGTGGTAGACGGTACATTCCTAAAGGCCGCGTATGGAGGCACGTTGCTCACTGCCAACACACAAGATGCAGAATCGAAAATTTTTCCACTAGCATACTGCATAGTTGATTCTGAGAACGATAAATCGTGGGAGtggttcttaaaaaaaataaaagaagcatTCGGGGTTCGAGAATGTCAATGCCTAATATCAGACAGACATGAAAGCATCATCAAAGCAACGAGGAAAGTGTTCCCTGAAATAACACATGGCTACTGCATCTTCCACCTCTTGTCGAAcctcaaaacaaaattcaagaaaaatgcAAAGCATTTCAGAGTGCCATTCTTTGCAGCTGCAAAAGCTTACACAGAAATGGAGTTTGAATTCCATATGAGGGAGCTAGACAACTTGGATAAGCGCATAAGACCGTACCTGGAGAAAATTGGCCATGAAAAATGGTCAAG GTACTCTACCATGACATCAAACATAGCTGAGGCACTGGACTCAGCAAATTTAGCAGCAAGGGAAACACCAGTGACAACATTAATGGAGTGCTTGAGGGCACAAATGCAAGAGTGGACATACAATAATAGAAAGGAGGCACAAAAATGCACAACAAGGCTGACACCATCATCTGAGAAAAAACTCATAGGGAACTATGTACAGTCATTGCGACTAACA GTGAAACCAGCAAACCAGAACCTGTTTGAGGTGATAGATGAAGACAGAACAAGAATA GACTTgaacataaacacatacaactaCTGTGCACAATACTACACATCAAAAGCATGGCTGCAAACATATGAAGAAACAGTATACCCAGTTGGAAACGTAAGAGAATGGGAACTTCCAGAATTTTTTGAAGACATCATAGTGTTGCCTCCAAAGGAGAGAATCAAGTCTGGAAGGCCGAGGAAAAGAAGAATGGCAGCAGCTTGGgaaacaaagaaacaaaacaagTGTGGCAAGTGTGGACAAAAGGGACATAACAAAAAGACCTGCAGAAGAATTACAGCATAG